One part of the Vicia villosa cultivar HV-30 ecotype Madison, WI linkage group LG6, Vvil1.0, whole genome shotgun sequence genome encodes these proteins:
- the LOC131614065 gene encoding uncharacterized protein LOC131614065: protein MADDDKTEEPVLLKLLVDTETNKVVFAEAGKDFVDVLCSFLTLPLGTIARLIQKDSNIGPVKVGCLNSLYQSVSDLSKRYFLTKTHKKMLLQPTNSSEDYCNSLRLNIDDTPPATYFLCTIPDDSCCGNGLYTSSDNNCAGGNPLTHSVFLKHFHKGFVTSSASFVITDDLNVMPNSKHITSFGLLQNCGIKTTSSLKEMTFEVNKEKVLDLLKCALISKSPLTDTFLRKEPSLEESSRILNCDVENNANIQISVKVVIRKSDGKVLYAQGDEDFIDLLLTFLTFPLGGVVTKIENCSLGSIDKLYKSIVDLDEIKYFKSTKAKERLVDPQVASQFKLSNKILPLQPDMEYYCYYQGNGFKESIINNQFFISDEKRKDEKNCKNMFLLDNFKAWRGSREGYVKELKMYVVTDDLIVAQSSPISSLNLIDSSETSLDDMKEEVVTIGLKECLSILMAALTSSSALTNGLAHLLTEAYKIHFLKLKNLLMSKYILLSPSCAISTCHQERGTIYLQCYQIAPAMAAMADIHCGFWARRNGKYRPPLQVFPP, encoded by the exons ATGGCTGATGATGATAAAACAGAAGAGCCAGTACTGTTGAAACTTCTCGTAGacacagaaacaaacaaagttgtATTTGCTGAGGCAGGAAAAGACTTTGTCGATGTACTATGCAGCTTCTTAACATTACCATTAGGAACCATTGCAAGACTTATCCAAAAGGACTCAAACATCGGACCTGTCAAAGTTGGTTGCCTTAACTCACTCTATCAAAGTGTATCCGATCTAAGCAAAAGGTATTTCTTAACAAAGACACATAAAAAAATGTTACTGCAACCAACAAACTCGTCGGAAGATTATTGCAACTCTCTCAGACTTAACATTGACGATACTCCGCCGGCTACGTACTTCTTATGTACTATACCTGATGATAGCTGCTGCGGTAATGGTTTATACACTTCCTCTGATAATAATTGTGCAGGTGGAAATCCTTTGACTCATTCAGTTTTCTTGAAACATTTTCATAAAGGATTTGTTACAAGTAGCGCTTCCTTTGTTATTACTGATGatttgaatgtcatgccaaaCTCCAAGCATATTACAAGCTTTGGTTTGCTCCAAAACTGTGGAATAAAAACCACAAGTTCCTTAAAGGAAATGACTTTTGAAGTCAACAAGgaaaag GTGCTGGATCTTTTGAAGTGTGCTTTGATTTCCAAGTCACCTTTAACAGATACTTTTTTGCGAAAGGAACCGTCCCTTGAAGAATCGTCGAGGATTTTGAACTGTGATGTTGAAAATAATGCTAATATCCAAATTAGTGTAAAGGTAGTTATAAGAAAATCAGATGGCAAGGTATTGTATGCACAAGGGGATGAAGATTTTATTGATTTGCTATTAACTTTTCTCACATTTCCTTTGGGAGGAGTTGTAACTAAGATAGAAAATTGTTCTTTGGGAAGTATTGATAAATTGTACAAGAGTATAGTTGATTTAGATGAAATCAAGTATTTTAAATCAACAAAAGCCAAGGAAAGGCTTGTTGATCCTCAAGTTGCATCGCAGTTCAAACTAAGCAATAAGATATTACCTCTTCAGCCAGATATGGAGTATTATTGTTATTATCAGGGCAATGGTTTCAAAGAAAGTATTATTAATAATCAATTTTTCATAAGTGATGAAAAGAGGAAAGATgagaaaaactgtaaaaatatGTTTCTACTCGATAATTTCAAAGCATGGAGAGGAAGTCGAGAAGGTTATGTGAAGGAATTGAAAATGTATGTGGTTACCGATGACTTGATCGTTGCACAATCGTCTCCAATTTCATCATTAAATTTAATTGACAGTTCGGAAACTTCTTTGGATGACATGAAGGAAGAGGTCGTCACCATTGGCCTTAAGGAG TGTCTTAGCATATTGATGGCTGCATTGACTTCATCATCTGCTCTAACAAATGGTTTAGCTCACTTGTTAACTGAA GCATACAAAATACATTTTCTTAAGTTAAAAAACTTGCTGATGTCTAAGTATATTCTGTTAAGCCCAAGTTGTGCTATCAGTACATGTCACCAAGAAAGAGGGACTATTTACTTGCAGTGTTATCAAATAGCCCCCGCCATGGCTGCTATGGCGGATATACATTGTGGTTTTTGGGCTCGCCGCAATGGTAAATATAGGCCGCCATTGCAGGTTTTTCCGCCATAA